In Dama dama isolate Ldn47 chromosome 9, ASM3311817v1, whole genome shotgun sequence, the following proteins share a genomic window:
- the LOC133061611 gene encoding olfactory receptor 1078-like, which produces MYLIIVFGNLFIILAVSSEPHLHTPMYFFLSNLSLVDICFTSTTIPKMLWNIQTQSQAITYEGCIIQMYFFTLFVVLNDFLLTVMAYDRFVAICHPLHYTVIMNAWLCALLVLVSWVIVVSLFYCTCLGVYIYPVNAHSSHPSATASVMYTVVTPMLNPFIYSLRNKDIKRALKALFKTAAIKGSQLF; this is translated from the exons ATGTACTTGATTATTGTGTTTGGAAACCTGTTCATCATCCTGGCGGTCAGCTCAGaaccccacctccacacccccatgtacttcttcctctccaacctgtcGTTAGTAGACATCTGcttcacctccaccaccatcccaAAGATGCTGTGGAACATCCAGACTCAGAGCCAAGCTATAACCTATGAAGGGTGCATCATCCAGATgtattttttcacactgtttgtaGTTTTGAATGACTTCCTCCTgactgtgatggcctatgaccggttTGTGgccatctgtcatcccctgcaCTACACAGTCATCATGAATGCCTGGCTCTGTGCACTGCTGGTTCTGGTGTCCTGGGTCATCG TGGTCTCCTTATTTTATTGTACCTGCTTAGGAGTGTATATTTATCCTGTTAATGCCCATAGCTCACACCCAAGTGCAACGGCCTCAGTGATGTACACTGTGGTcacacccatgctgaaccccttcatctacagtCTGAGGAACAAAGACATAAAGAGGGCTCTGAAAGCACTCTTTAAGACTGCAGCTATAAAAGGAAGCCAATTGTTCTGA